The Alkalibacter saccharofermentans DSM 14828 genome includes a window with the following:
- a CDS encoding DegV family protein, with product MGIRIVTDSASDLNVDIEKKFGIKVVPLTVNFGKEESYKDRYEITSDEFFEKLKSTTQNPFTSQVNPAEFEEVFNEILDQGDDIIGMFLSSELSGTFNSAVIAKESLEDKGKRIHLIDSRSVSLGLSLLVYEAALKAAEGKPAADVVEHIEAIKGKVESAIVIDTLEYLKRGGRLTAGAAFIGGMLQLKPILELKDGKLVPKDKVRGRKKALKWIKDWLGSNNYDLTDKTVYLVHASEEGYLNELKELLEGTLKPKEIIESQVGAIVGTHSGPGAIGISFINS from the coding sequence ATGGGTATTAGAATAGTAACAGACAGTGCTAGTGATCTTAATGTAGATATTGAAAAAAAGTTTGGCATCAAAGTCGTACCCTTGACGGTGAATTTTGGTAAAGAGGAAAGCTACAAGGATAGGTATGAAATTACATCGGATGAGTTCTTCGAAAAACTAAAGAGCACTACTCAAAATCCGTTTACATCTCAGGTTAATCCAGCAGAATTCGAGGAGGTCTTCAATGAAATATTAGATCAAGGTGATGATATCATCGGGATGTTTTTATCTTCTGAATTAAGCGGCACTTTCAACTCAGCAGTCATCGCCAAAGAATCATTGGAGGACAAGGGAAAGAGGATTCACTTAATTGACTCCAGATCAGTTAGCTTGGGACTGTCGCTTCTGGTTTATGAAGCAGCCCTAAAAGCAGCTGAAGGCAAGCCGGCAGCTGATGTTGTAGAGCATATAGAGGCCATAAAGGGAAAAGTGGAATCTGCTATTGTTATTGATACGCTTGAATACTTGAAAAGGGGAGGCAGGCTTACAGCGGGAGCTGCATTTATTGGAGGCATGCTACAGCTAAAACCAATTTTGGAGCTTAAGGATGGTAAGTTGGTCCCTAAAGACAAAGTCAGGGGTAGAAAAAAAGCCCTTAAGTGGATCAAGGACTGGTTGGGAAGCAATAACTACGACCTGACAGACAAAACAGTTTATCTCGTGCATGCTTCAGAAGAAGGATATCTTAATGAGCTTAAAGAGCTGTTAGAGGGAACCTTAAAACCTAAGGAGATAATAGAATCACAGGTTGGAGCCATAGTTGGAACACACTCGGGACCAGGAGCGATAGGTATCAGTTTTATCAATAGTTAA
- a CDS encoding MarR family winged helix-turn-helix transcriptional regulator: MDEVKSILNNALVLLFNLVLKSEEKFLREVGCKDLSINEIHVIDAIGKKEDQTMGWVAGELNVTLGTLTKAINNLEKKEYVKRKRSTKDRRVVFLALTDEGRKIFSLHQEFHDNMINEIVENLSKSEERALMKGLNNLIDYFMTNYNN, translated from the coding sequence ATGGATGAAGTCAAATCGATATTAAACAACGCCTTAGTTCTTTTATTCAATCTGGTGTTAAAGTCAGAAGAAAAATTTTTACGAGAAGTGGGATGCAAAGATTTGTCTATAAACGAGATTCACGTCATAGATGCAATTGGAAAAAAAGAAGATCAAACTATGGGTTGGGTGGCAGGAGAGCTCAACGTCACTTTAGGTACTTTGACAAAGGCAATAAATAACTTGGAGAAAAAAGAGTACGTCAAAAGAAAGCGAAGCACCAAGGACAGAAGAGTTGTCTTTTTAGCACTTACAGATGAAGGCAGGAAAATATTCAGTTTGCATCAAGAGTTTCACGACAACATGATAAATGAGATTGTCGAGAACTTAAGTAAATCTGAAGAGAGGGCTTTAATGAAAGGTTTAAATAATCTAATAGATTATTTCATGACAAATTATAACAATTAG
- a CDS encoding cobalamin B12-binding domain-containing protein — MNEALIKAITDLNEDKVKKMVKEELKKGVTPEEILAVFQRGMDNVGNLYEESEYFIADLIMAGIIFREILDLEEMKFDKSIIQKNSIGDIVLGTVKGDLHDIGKDIFADIATSAGFVIHDLGVDVDPVNFVQKIRETNAKIVGMSGVLSLAISSMKETVDAIEKAGLRNNVKIIAGGNLLNEDAYQYIGADAFANNATEGLKMCKKWMNKDR, encoded by the coding sequence ATGAATGAAGCACTTATAAAGGCAATTACAGATTTAAACGAGGACAAAGTTAAAAAGATGGTCAAAGAAGAATTAAAAAAAGGAGTCACGCCTGAGGAGATACTTGCTGTTTTTCAAAGGGGGATGGATAACGTAGGGAATCTTTATGAAGAAAGTGAATATTTCATTGCTGATCTTATAATGGCGGGAATTATTTTTCGTGAAATACTTGATTTAGAAGAAATGAAGTTTGACAAAAGTATAATTCAAAAAAATTCTATAGGAGATATCGTGCTGGGAACCGTCAAAGGAGATCTTCATGATATAGGAAAGGATATATTCGCTGATATTGCCACTTCAGCAGGGTTTGTCATACATGACTTGGGTGTCGATGTGGATCCTGTTAATTTTGTGCAGAAAATAAGGGAAACAAATGCAAAAATAGTTGGAATGAGCGGAGTATTGTCTTTGGCGATAAGCAGCATGAAGGAGACTGTAGATGCCATTGAAAAAGCGGGACTGAGAAACAATGTGAAGATAATAGCAGGAGGAAATTTATTGAACGAAGATGCCTACCAATACATAGGGGCAGATGCATTTGCCAATAATGCCACGGAAGGTCTGAAGATGTGTAAAAAATGGATGAATAAAGATAGATGA
- a CDS encoding metal-sensing transcriptional repressor, which produces MSHDKMYQINLLKTAKGQIDGIIKMLEDGRYCIDISNQIIAVQGLLKKTNLDVLDNHIKHCVKEAIKEGNEDAKIKELTQILDRLIK; this is translated from the coding sequence ATGTCTCACGATAAAATGTACCAAATCAATTTATTAAAAACTGCAAAAGGTCAAATAGACGGAATCATAAAAATGCTTGAAGATGGCAGGTACTGCATCGACATATCAAATCAGATTATAGCCGTACAAGGCTTGCTTAAAAAAACCAACCTAGATGTGCTTGACAACCATATTAAACACTGCGTCAAAGAAGCAATCAAAGAAGGTAACGAAGATGCAAAGATCAAAGAATTGACTCAGATTCTAGATAGACTTATAAAATAA
- a CDS encoding 5-formyltetrahydrofolate cyclo-ligase has translation MDKKSLREQIINKRTGFDSNYVKNISKRIFGTIKKMDIYQKSDVIMIYVSFMNEINTHDFIIDALKEGKTVITPICNNENKTLILAKTFEFPKGFKKTKYGILEIPKTKAVVVDIKDIDLIITPGLAFTWSGKRLGYGGGFYDRLLSEKRSDTSTVCPAYKEFVLNDLPTDEHDVGVDYLVTDEEIIKC, from the coding sequence ATGGATAAAAAGTCATTAAGGGAACAAATCATCAACAAGAGAACTGGATTTGACAGCAACTATGTAAAAAATATAAGCAAGAGGATTTTCGGTACTATTAAAAAGATGGATATCTATCAAAAAAGCGATGTAATAATGATCTATGTTAGTTTCATGAATGAAATAAACACTCATGATTTCATAATTGATGCATTAAAGGAAGGCAAAACTGTTATAACTCCAATATGCAACAATGAGAATAAAACTTTGATCCTGGCGAAAACATTTGAATTTCCAAAGGGGTTTAAAAAAACTAAATACGGAATTCTTGAGATACCAAAAACTAAAGCGGTTGTGGTTGATATTAAGGACATTGATTTAATAATTACACCGGGACTGGCATTTACTTGGTCAGGTAAGAGACTAGGCTATGGCGGGGGTTTTTATGACAGGCTTTTGTCTGAAAAAAGAAGTGATACTTCAACGGTTTGTCCGGCTTATAAGGAATTTGTGCTTAATGACCTTCCTACCGACGAACACGATGTTGGAGTTGATTATCTAGTAACCGACGAAGAGATAATCAAATGTTAA
- the rnhA gene encoding ribonuclease HI: protein MKEVIIYTDGGCRGNDSSIDNVGGIGAVLMYPSKGYVKEVKEGFKNTTNNQMELLAVITGLKLLKEKCKVKIYSDSAYVVNAFNQNWVDSWKKKNWTRGKSGELKNRELWIELYELVSKHDVEFIKVKGHSDNTYNNRADQLVNEAMDEIS from the coding sequence ATGAAAGAAGTAATAATATATACCGACGGAGGCTGCAGGGGGAATGATTCTTCAATAGACAATGTTGGTGGAATTGGTGCCGTGCTGATGTACCCATCTAAGGGATATGTTAAAGAAGTCAAGGAAGGATTTAAAAATACTACAAACAACCAAATGGAGCTTTTAGCAGTAATAACTGGCCTAAAGCTGCTAAAGGAAAAATGCAAGGTAAAAATTTACAGTGACTCCGCTTATGTCGTTAATGCATTCAATCAAAATTGGGTTGATTCATGGAAGAAAAAGAATTGGACAAGGGGAAAAAGTGGCGAGCTGAAAAACAGAGAGCTTTGGATTGAATTATATGAGCTGGTATCAAAACACGATGTGGAGTTTATAAAGGTGAAAGGACATAGCGACAATACTTATAATAACCGAGCTGACCAGCTTGTTAATGAAGCTATGGATGAAATATCATAA
- a CDS encoding DUF4349 domain-containing protein: MDHERYIDLISRDVDKDLSGDEKKELDHHLQSCEECSSYYQDLMADKAVLDGMVVHELKDKDKKQIENNMKSIKNRMPKMKKYLPYAAGLIIVLAIAGTTLSNLFMMGRSDDSASDSGSGYPGFESPEQWEGDAPQEDIARDSDGGNQSAAENVEISREFDVSKIVYRGNISLYTEDYKETADRISTLVLSQGGFIQEASANYYDVAAERSEKAGYMIVRVPSEGFSETMKEIESYGDAMRSGIASTNITQQYQDIEGELDSYLIQEERLLDYLSQAESINDMLSIESELTRVRREINHRSTMLKNWDKEVAYSTININIYERTLPTSKVQTPFEDFGRRIREAFIQSVNYLLKLIVDASIMIVRLMPFAVVALGTAYIVRILLSKYKK, from the coding sequence ATGGATCATGAAAGATATATAGACTTGATCAGCAGAGATGTTGACAAAGACTTGAGTGGGGATGAAAAAAAAGAGCTTGATCATCACTTGCAATCATGTGAAGAATGTAGCAGCTATTATCAAGATTTGATGGCAGATAAAGCGGTTTTAGATGGCATGGTGGTTCACGAGCTCAAAGATAAGGATAAAAAACAAATTGAAAACAATATGAAAAGCATTAAAAATAGAATGCCTAAAATGAAAAAATACCTTCCATATGCTGCCGGGCTTATAATAGTTTTGGCTATAGCAGGAACCACTCTTAGCAATCTATTTATGATGGGAAGAAGCGATGACTCAGCGTCAGACTCAGGAAGCGGATATCCCGGCTTCGAATCTCCGGAACAATGGGAGGGAGATGCGCCTCAAGAAGACATCGCTAGAGACAGCGACGGTGGGAATCAATCGGCTGCTGAAAACGTTGAAATCAGCAGAGAGTTCGATGTTTCAAAAATAGTCTATCGAGGGAATATCAGCCTTTATACTGAAGATTATAAAGAAACAGCGGACAGGATAAGCACATTAGTGCTTAGTCAAGGTGGATTCATTCAGGAGGCGAGCGCAAATTACTATGATGTGGCTGCCGAAAGAAGTGAAAAAGCGGGGTATATGATAGTCAGGGTGCCTTCTGAGGGATTTTCTGAAACGATGAAGGAAATAGAAAGCTATGGAGATGCGATGAGATCGGGCATTGCTTCTACAAATATAACACAACAGTACCAAGATATAGAGGGGGAACTGGACAGCTATTTAATTCAGGAAGAAAGGTTGCTTGATTATCTGTCACAGGCTGAGTCAATAAATGATATGCTGTCGATAGAGTCCGAGCTGACAAGAGTGCGCAGGGAAATAAACCATAGATCGACTATGCTAAAGAACTGGGATAAAGAAGTTGCATATTCTACAATTAATATCAATATCTATGAAAGGACATTGCCTACAAGCAAGGTTCAAACGCCGTTTGAAGACTTTGGGAGAAGAATCAGGGAAGCTTTTATACAGTCTGTTAACTATCTTCTGAAGCTGATAGTGGATGCATCTATAATGATTGTAAGGTTAATGCCATTTGCTGTAGTGGCACTTGGAACGGCTTATATTGTCAGAATTTTATTGAGTAAGTATAAAAAATAG
- the polA gene encoding DNA polymerase I: MEPKKMIIIDGYSLIYRTFYGVRPMATKDGIPTNVIFGFANILINILENYNPDYIGVAFDEKKPTFRHDSYENYKAGRMLMPEDLEKQIDLVMEMLVLMDIKKISLPGYEADDLIGTISKSCSKSGIEVDILTGDRDSFQLIDPNIKVLYTKKGISEVEIYDEGKIMDQYGVSPRDLIDVKGLMGDKSDNIPGVAGIGEKTAIKLIKEYGDIEGVYANIHEIKGKMQEKLLNDKENAFLSRHLAEIVTHVPLEFNIGEYETLNYKSKEVVDFFERLECFSIVAKIAGSDSPNQENEKINTNKITEVTDNKLLQEAITVMKKAREIYIAYVAERDYESFLKAIAVSVEGNCYYISSNIFGEDQIAQNIKEVFESENIKKIGHDFKRLYSWALKQGINLQGVEFDAYLAAYLIDPSDNRYKMNDLASKYLNKEIISDEELYGKGKSKKTFDSLEREIAMTTMCTHADLMEDLRRLLAPQIEEYAMASLYKDIELPLTEVLAFFEHEGFRIDLEELDRLDVEFDEKLGNLKKEIYSLSGQEFNINSPKQLGEVLFEKLMLPVVKKTKTGYSTDAEVLEKLKGKHPVITHILDYRTVSKLSSTYVKGFKQIINFKTEKIHSTFNQALTTTGRISSSDPNLQNIPVKIEIGKKIRKVFIPSKKDQVLIDADYSQIELRILAHISGDETLISSFINEEDIHTRTASEIFGVEIEDVTSTQRVYAKAINFGLIYGKQAYGLSQDLGISRKEAQDYIDRYFGRYPKVEDYMKNIVKEAKDKGFVTTLFGRRRYLPEIHSRNAMIAKSGERLALNTPIQGSAADIIKIAMIDVYRELKTKKSDAKLILTVHDELVIDCPLEEVDEVKAIVKDKMEGAASLKVPMTVEISQGENWYQAK, from the coding sequence ATGGAACCAAAAAAAATGATTATAATTGACGGTTACAGTTTAATATACAGGACATTTTATGGAGTAAGGCCTATGGCAACTAAAGACGGCATTCCAACTAATGTTATTTTCGGCTTTGCAAATATTTTAATTAATATTCTAGAAAACTATAATCCGGATTATATAGGTGTTGCATTTGATGAGAAAAAGCCAACTTTCAGGCATGATTCTTACGAAAACTATAAAGCGGGAAGAATGCTCATGCCTGAGGACTTGGAGAAACAGATAGATTTAGTTATGGAAATGCTGGTGCTTATGGATATTAAAAAAATATCCCTGCCTGGCTATGAAGCGGATGATTTAATTGGCACAATCTCGAAATCTTGTTCAAAAAGTGGAATTGAAGTCGACATTTTGACAGGAGACCGAGACTCGTTCCAACTGATAGATCCAAATATAAAGGTGTTGTATACAAAAAAAGGCATCAGTGAAGTTGAGATATACGACGAAGGAAAGATAATGGATCAGTATGGAGTATCTCCCAGAGACCTTATAGATGTTAAGGGACTGATGGGGGATAAGTCAGACAATATACCGGGCGTAGCAGGTATTGGAGAAAAGACAGCCATAAAGTTGATAAAAGAGTATGGTGATATAGAGGGCGTTTATGCCAATATCCACGAAATAAAAGGCAAAATGCAGGAGAAGCTTCTGAATGATAAGGAAAATGCTTTTTTAAGTAGGCACTTGGCAGAAATAGTTACCCATGTGCCTCTGGAGTTCAATATCGGAGAATATGAAACGTTGAATTATAAATCTAAAGAAGTCGTTGATTTTTTTGAAAGGCTTGAGTGCTTCTCAATAGTTGCAAAAATTGCAGGAAGTGATTCCCCTAATCAGGAAAATGAAAAAATAAATACCAATAAAATTACAGAAGTTACAGATAACAAGCTGCTGCAAGAGGCAATAACTGTAATGAAAAAAGCCAGAGAGATTTATATTGCATACGTTGCGGAAAGAGATTATGAAAGTTTTTTAAAAGCGATTGCAGTATCAGTTGAAGGCAATTGTTATTATATTTCGTCAAATATATTCGGTGAAGATCAAATTGCCCAGAACATTAAGGAAGTGTTTGAATCAGAGAACATTAAAAAAATAGGTCATGACTTTAAAAGGCTCTATTCATGGGCGTTAAAACAAGGCATTAATCTTCAAGGTGTCGAATTTGATGCTTATTTAGCCGCTTATCTTATAGATCCTTCCGATAACAGATACAAAATGAATGATCTGGCATCGAAGTATTTAAACAAAGAAATAATCTCAGATGAGGAGCTGTACGGAAAAGGAAAATCAAAAAAAACCTTTGATAGTTTGGAACGAGAAATCGCAATGACTACGATGTGTACTCATGCGGATTTGATGGAGGACTTAAGGAGGCTCTTAGCCCCCCAGATTGAGGAGTACGCAATGGCAAGCCTATACAAAGACATCGAACTGCCGCTGACAGAAGTATTGGCTTTTTTCGAACATGAAGGCTTCAGAATTGATTTGGAAGAGTTAGACAGGCTGGATGTGGAATTTGACGAAAAGCTGGGGAACCTTAAAAAAGAAATTTATTCTTTATCGGGACAAGAGTTCAATATAAACTCGCCAAAACAATTGGGTGAAGTGTTATTTGAGAAGTTGATGCTACCTGTGGTTAAAAAGACTAAGACAGGATACTCAACAGATGCTGAAGTTTTGGAGAAGCTAAAAGGAAAGCATCCGGTTATTACCCACATCTTAGACTATAGGACTGTATCCAAACTCAGCTCGACATATGTCAAAGGATTCAAGCAGATAATTAACTTCAAAACTGAGAAGATACATTCAACGTTCAACCAGGCATTGACCACCACGGGAAGAATCAGCAGTTCAGATCCAAATCTGCAAAATATACCTGTAAAGATAGAGATAGGAAAAAAAATCAGGAAAGTATTTATTCCTTCGAAAAAAGATCAAGTATTGATCGATGCGGATTACTCACAGATTGAATTGAGAATCTTGGCCCATATTTCCGGTGACGAAACTCTCATAAGTTCATTTATAAATGAGGAAGACATACACACAAGAACTGCATCTGAAATTTTTGGAGTGGAAATAGAAGATGTCACATCAACTCAGAGGGTATATGCTAAAGCCATAAACTTCGGACTTATTTACGGAAAACAAGCATATGGCTTATCCCAAGATCTGGGGATATCCAGAAAAGAGGCACAAGATTATATAGACAGGTATTTCGGAAGATATCCCAAGGTGGAGGATTATATGAAAAATATCGTTAAAGAAGCTAAGGACAAAGGATTCGTGACAACATTGTTTGGCAGAAGAAGATACCTTCCAGAGATACATTCACGAAACGCTATGATTGCAAAAAGCGGAGAAAGACTTGCTTTGAATACGCCAATTCAAGGAAGCGCAGCGGATATAATTAAAATTGCTATGATTGACGTATACAGAGAGCTTAAGACAAAAAAATCAGATGCCAAATTAATATTGACTGTGCATGATGAGCTGGTGATCGATTGTCCCCTGGAAGAAGTTGATGAAGTGAAAGCAATAGTAAAAGATAAAATGGAAGGAGCAGCCAGTTTGAAAGTTCCCATGACAGTGGAAATATCTCAGGGAGAAAACTGGTATCAAGCAAAATAG
- a CDS encoding Holliday junction resolvase RecU translates to MPYWNSRGLRGSTLEEFVNLTNEEYLRCGLAVIQKLPTSIKPIKLDKQKGVITLAYFDQKSTVDYMGNIQGIPVCFDVKETSRDSLPISNIHGHQIEFMEQFAKQSGLSYIIVFFSKIDRYFLIPFEDIKYYWDKSRHGGRKSISWKVLDTQFEIKREGVFLLHYLQAVNAYLNKIKEDEHK, encoded by the coding sequence ATGCCTTACTGGAACAGCAGGGGACTCAGAGGCAGTACTCTTGAAGAATTTGTAAACCTAACAAATGAAGAATATTTGCGATGTGGGCTTGCAGTAATTCAGAAGCTGCCCACGTCCATTAAGCCGATAAAACTGGATAAGCAAAAAGGCGTGATTACATTAGCATATTTCGATCAGAAAAGTACAGTCGATTATATGGGGAATATTCAGGGGATTCCAGTTTGCTTCGATGTAAAAGAAACCAGCAGGGACAGTCTCCCCATCTCCAACATCCACGGTCATCAGATCGAATTCATGGAGCAATTTGCAAAGCAAAGTGGACTATCATATATTATAGTGTTTTTTTCAAAGATTGATAGATATTTTTTGATACCCTTTGAAGATATAAAGTATTACTGGGACAAGTCTAGGCATGGCGGAAGAAAGTCAATTTCATGGAAAGTCTTGGACACCCAATTCGAAATAAAAAGGGAAGGAGTATTTCTACTCCATTACCTACAAGCGGTAAATGCATATCTGAACAAAATTAAAGAAGATGAACATAAATAA
- a CDS encoding GntR family transcriptional regulator has protein sequence MGSPIYLTIVENIKTKINSGEIKPGDMIKSENALCEEYDVSRMTVRKSLTVLASEGYIYSVPGKGNFVNEPNQDKYILYFNEMNSIEGSIEDTQLLDVNIVKPTLEIIFNLQIPENKRVVLIRRVFINEGNPVAYDIKYIPYYRGMPIVEKEIHYATFPEIVSKKKSLFAINKELKIKVQKPDGKLKGILGIEDTEPVMVIEQKLLDEGNKPIGWGITYFKGDFFQLQAVSSFVDKSNIIY, from the coding sequence ATGGGATCACCGATTTACTTAACAATCGTAGAAAATATTAAAACCAAGATAAATTCAGGGGAGATAAAGCCAGGAGATATGATAAAATCCGAAAACGCTCTTTGTGAAGAATACGATGTAAGTAGGATGACCGTGAGAAAAAGTCTAACCGTATTAGCAAGTGAAGGTTATATATACTCTGTTCCCGGGAAAGGAAATTTTGTCAATGAACCAAACCAAGACAAATATATCCTTTACTTCAACGAGATGAATTCCATAGAGGGGAGCATTGAGGATACTCAGTTATTGGATGTAAATATTGTGAAGCCGACCCTTGAGATAATCTTCAATCTTCAGATTCCGGAAAATAAGAGAGTTGTGCTAATAAGAAGAGTCTTTATAAATGAAGGAAATCCGGTGGCATATGACATTAAATATATTCCATACTATAGAGGGATGCCCATCGTGGAAAAAGAGATACACTACGCAACATTTCCGGAGATAGTCTCCAAAAAAAAATCGTTGTTTGCAATAAATAAAGAACTTAAAATAAAAGTTCAAAAGCCTGATGGAAAATTAAAAGGGATTTTAGGCATCGAAGATACCGAACCGGTAATGGTCATAGAGCAGAAGCTCCTGGACGAGGGAAACAAACCCATTGGATGGGGGATTACATATTTCAAGGGAGATTTTTTTCAACTGCAGGCAGTTTCTTCATTTGTAGACAAGTCGAATATAATATATTAG
- a CDS encoding RluA family pseudouridine synthase produces the protein MKEINITKNEENQRLDRFMGKLLKQAGKGFVLKSIRKKYIKVNGKKTSPSYRLEEGDVVSIYLAEATVDKFSVKDGDYLGKNCEQDIISDNDVLYEDENLLAINKKTGTLTHGDQNGVVEMAKRYLVNRGDYDPKKEITFAPACCNRLDKNTSGIILIAKNNKTLMETNKKIADHKIKKIYLAFIDGCIKDAMDLKGYILKDNRLNKSQIFETYVEGSKYVETIVKPIKMGQDFTLAEIELVTGRSHQIRAHLSYIKKPIVGDMKYGNRKTNDYFYKKYKIEGQMLHNSKVVIDDYFSSGKSLKISAPFPDKYVKIINDSLGE, from the coding sequence ATGAAAGAAATAAATATTACAAAGAACGAAGAAAATCAAAGACTGGACAGGTTTATGGGTAAGTTGTTGAAGCAAGCTGGTAAGGGGTTTGTACTCAAATCCATTCGCAAAAAATATATAAAAGTAAACGGAAAAAAAACATCACCTTCTTACAGGCTGGAAGAAGGTGATGTTGTCAGCATTTATCTCGCTGAAGCCACTGTGGATAAATTCTCGGTAAAAGACGGGGATTATTTGGGAAAAAATTGCGAACAAGATATAATCAGTGATAATGATGTCCTGTATGAAGACGAAAATTTATTGGCAATAAATAAAAAGACAGGGACCTTAACTCATGGGGATCAAAATGGCGTTGTAGAAATGGCTAAGAGGTATCTTGTTAATAGAGGCGATTATGATCCGAAAAAGGAAATAACATTTGCACCAGCGTGCTGCAATCGCCTTGACAAGAACACCAGCGGTATAATTTTAATTGCTAAAAACAACAAGACTTTGATGGAGACTAATAAAAAAATTGCCGACCACAAGATAAAAAAAATTTACTTGGCATTTATCGATGGCTGCATAAAAGATGCTATGGATTTAAAAGGTTATATTCTAAAAGACAATCGATTGAACAAATCTCAGATTTTTGAGACTTATGTGGAAGGATCAAAATACGTAGAGACTATAGTAAAACCCATTAAGATGGGACAAGACTTCACCTTGGCTGAAATAGAATTGGTAACTGGAAGATCACATCAAATCAGAGCTCACTTAAGCTATATAAAAAAGCCAATAGTTGGAGATATGAAATATGGCAACAGGAAAACTAACGATTATTTTTATAAAAAATATAAAATAGAAGGTCAGATGCTGCATAATAGCAAAGTGGTTATAGATGATTACTTCAGTTCGGGGAAAAGTTTGAAAATCTCAGCACCATTTCCTGATAAATATGTGAAAATAATAAATGATTCATTAGGAGAGTGA
- a CDS encoding alpha/beta fold hydrolase, which yields MFSTFNLTSKDNYKLSGYKWSTENKIKGSVVIIHGMAEHALRYEDFAFFLNSMGYQVYSMDLRGHGEDARLATPGWFASENGWFLCIDDIKALIDYVQKQEEADKICLLGHSMGSLLVRSYLIKYLDSRIDKAVLSGTTAGLPRYKLHLARLLSNVACKMAEPKKPSQLMDKLIFGSYAKSVTGYKTKFDWLTCDAEKVDKYIRDPLCGFVCSSQFYKDLIEGTLYCNKDTNLNKINASTRLLIISGSEDPVGRSGKDIDILCQKISPVVKQGSVDTIVYSNMRHEIINEIDNVSVYKDILQFIDVNY from the coding sequence ATGTTTTCTACCTTCAATCTAACTAGTAAAGACAATTACAAACTATCCGGATATAAATGGTCTACCGAGAATAAAATCAAAGGATCTGTAGTTATAATACACGGCATGGCAGAACATGCTCTGCGATATGAGGACTTTGCATTTTTTTTAAATTCAATGGGATATCAAGTATACTCTATGGATCTTCGAGGTCATGGGGAAGATGCCCGTCTCGCTACCCCCGGATGGTTCGCCAGTGAAAACGGATGGTTTCTATGCATCGATGATATCAAAGCTTTAATCGACTACGTACAAAAACAGGAAGAGGCAGATAAAATATGCCTTTTGGGGCACAGCATGGGTTCATTGCTTGTAAGAAGCTATCTTATCAAATACTTAGATTCGAGAATTGACAAAGCTGTGCTCTCAGGAACGACGGCAGGACTTCCGCGCTATAAATTGCACCTGGCAAGGCTGCTGTCTAATGTCGCCTGCAAAATGGCGGAACCTAAAAAGCCATCCCAGCTGATGGACAAGCTTATATTTGGAAGCTACGCCAAATCAGTGACCGGCTATAAAACCAAATTTGATTGGCTTACCTGCGACGCTGAAAAGGTTGATAAATATATCCGCGATCCACTCTGTGGATTTGTATGCAGCTCACAATTTTATAAAGATCTTATCGAGGGAACTCTCTATTGCAATAAGGACACAAACTTAAATAAAATTAATGCCTCAACCAGACTGCTAATAATATCAGGGTCTGAAGACCCCGTAGGCAGATCCGGAAAAGATATTGATATTTTATGCCAAAAAATAAGCCCTGTCGTAAAACAGGGCAGTGTAGACACTATTGTTTATAGCAATATGCGCCATGAAATAATAAATGAAATCGATAATGTGTCAGTATACAAGGATATACTGCAATTTATTGATGTTAACTATTGA